In a genomic window of Physeter macrocephalus isolate SW-GA chromosome 14, ASM283717v5, whole genome shotgun sequence:
- the METRNL gene encoding meteorin-like protein isoform X2 yields MYPTGALIVNLRPNTFSPSRHLTLCIKPLRGSSGANIYLEKTGELKLLVRDGDLGPGQAPCFSFEQGGLFVEATPQQDISRRTTGFQYELTSRHAGPDLHTLSAPCRPCSHTEVLLAVCTSDFVVRGSIQNVTHEPEQHESAIHLHVSRLYRQKSRVFRPAPEGEGGGWRGRVSTLLECGVRPGRGEFLFTGHMHFGEAWLGCAPRFKDFQRMYRDAEERGLNPCEIGTE; encoded by the exons ATGTACCCGACCGGCGCGCTCATCGTGAACCTGCGGCCCAACACCTTCTCGCCTTCCCGGCACCTGACTCTGTGCATCAAGCCCCTCCGGGGCTCGTCGGGGGCcaatatttatttggaaaagacTGGAGAACTGAAACTGCTGGTGCGGGACGGGGACCTCGGGCCCGGCCAGGCCCCGTGCTTCAGCTTCGAGCAGGGCGGCCTGTTCGTGGAGGCGACGCCCCAGCAGGACATCAGCAGGAGGACCACAGGCTTCCAGTACGAGCTGACCAGCCGGCATGCAGGGCCAGACCTGCACACCCTGTCGG CCCCGTGCCGCCCTTGCAGCCACACTGAGGTGCTCTTGGCTGTCTGTACCAGTGACTTTG TCGTCCGAGGCTCCATCCAGAATGTCACCCATGAGCCAGAGCAGCATGAGTCAGCCATCCACCTGCACGTGAGCCGGCTCTACCGGCAGAAGAGCAGGGTCTTCCGGCCGGCCCCAGAGGGCGAGGGTGGCGGCTGGCGGGGGCGCGTCTCCACGCTGCTGGAGTGCGGCGTCCGGCCCGGGCGCGGCGAGTTTCTCTTCACCGGCCACATGCACTTTGGGGAGGCCTGGCTCGGCTGCGCCCCGCGCTTCAAGGATTTCCAAAGGATGTACAGGGACGCTGAGGAGAGGGGGCTGAACCCCTGCGAGATAGGCACAGAGTGA